A genomic window from Triticum urartu cultivar G1812 chromosome 7, Tu2.1, whole genome shotgun sequence includes:
- the LOC125521558 gene encoding dehydration-responsive element-binding protein 1C-like: MDQYSYGGGGDDNGQGGYATVTSAPPKRPAGRTKFRETRHPVYRGVRRRGAAGRWVCEVREPNKKSRIWLGTFASPEAAARAHDVAALALRGRAACLNFADSAALLAVDPATLRTPDDIRAAAIALAETACPAAPASSSAVAAVASAPAPPMMTMMHESAAVHYDDYPMQYGYGGIGGLDQDSYYYDGMSAAGGDWQSGSHMDGADEDCNGSGGYGAGEVPLWSY, from the coding sequence ATGGACCAGtacagctacggcggcggcggggacgacaACGGCCAGGGCGGGTACGCGACGGTGACGTCGGCGCCGCCGAAGCGGCCGGCGGGGCGCACCAAATTCCGGGAGACGCGGCACCCGGTGTACCGGGGCGTGCGCCGGCGCGGCGCGGCCGGGCGGTGGGTCTGCGAGGTGCGCGAGCCCAACAAGAAGTCCCGCATCTGGCTCGGCACCTTCGCCTCCCCCGAGGCCGCGGCCCGCGCCCACGACGTCGCCGCGCTGGCCCTGCGCGGCCGCGCCGCGTGCCTCAACTTCGCCGACTCGGCGGCCCTGCTCGCCGTCGACCCCGCCACGCTCCGCACCCCCGACGACATCCGCGCGGCGGCCATCGCGCTCGCCGAGACCGCCTGCCCCGCCGCGCCGGCCTCGTCGTCGGCCGTGGCCGCCGTGGCGTCCGCGCCGGCGCCCCCGATGATGACGATGATGCACGAGTCCGCGGCGGTGCACTACGACGACTACCCGATGCAGTACGGGTACGGCGGCATTGGGGGCTTGGACCAGGATTCCTACTACTACGACGGGATGAGCGCCGCCGGCGGCGACTGGCAGAGCGGCTCGCACATGGACGGAGCCGACGAAGACTGCAACGGCAGCGGTGGGTACGGCGCCGGCGAGGTCCCGCTCTGGAGCTACTGA
- the LOC125522786 gene encoding dehydration-responsive element-binding protein 1C-like, with product MDNSGVIFYGGAYATVMSAPPKRPAGRTKFRETRHPVYRGVRRRGAAGRWVCEVRQPNNKSRIWLGTFASPEAAARAHDVAALALRGRAACLNFADSAALLAVDPATLRTPQDIRAAAITLARAACPHDATRSSVSAASAPAPAMVITQEAAAAPYDSYAMYGGLADLEQHSHCYYDGMSGSGDWQSISHMNVADEDGGYGAGDVALWSY from the coding sequence ATGGACAACTCCGGCGTGATCTTCTATGGCGGCGCATACGCGACGGTGATGTCGGCGCCGCCGAAGCGGCCGGCGGGGCGGACCAAGTTCCGGGAGACGCGCCACCCGGTGTACCGCGGCGTGCGCCGGCGCGGCGCCGCGGGGCGGTGGGTGTGCGAGGTGCGCCAGCCCAACAACAAGTCCCGCATCTGGCTCGGCACCTTCGCCAGCCCCGAGGCCGCCGCGCGCGCCCACGACGTCGCCGCGCTCGCGCTCCGGGGGCGCGCCGCCTGCCTCAACTTCGCCGACTCCGCCGCGCTGCTCGCCGTCGACCCGGCCACGCTCCGCACGCCCCAGGACATCCGCGCCGCCGCAATCACGCTCGCCCGGGCCGCCTGCCCGCACGACGCGACGAGGTCCTCTGTGTCCGCGGCGTCTGCGCCGGCGCCCGCGATGGTGATCACGCAGGAGGCCGCGGCTGCGCCGTACGACAGCTACGCCATGTACGGCGGCTTGGCGGACCTGGAACAGCATTCCCACTGCTACTACGACGGGATGAGCGGCAGCGGCGACTGGCAGAGCATCTCACACATGAACGTCGCCGACGAAGACGGTGGCTACGGCGCAGGAGACGTCGCGCTCTGGAGCTACTGA